From the genome of Desulfobaculum xiamenense, one region includes:
- a CDS encoding PTS sugar transporter subunit IIC: MNVGILERPLVQGLVWGLVTGDVSLALSVSAVFELFWLDLIPAGTFIPPNAAASNLAALMLIHFFGFTTPAEAMFPILFSLPLSWFAARLEQFQRYRQNAAYDALQAQVRLGRDTAYAPARLVERSILQSGILYFVFFVASLMGLIVLTGMLLSNGFLHMQTDALGWGHLWVAASFGPLLSLRSMRAYALLVAGACCVTVAAFFGRF; this comes from the coding sequence ATAAACGTCGGCATCCTTGAACGCCCGCTCGTTCAGGGGCTTGTGTGGGGACTGGTGACGGGGGATGTTTCGCTGGCCTTGTCCGTCTCCGCCGTCTTCGAACTCTTTTGGCTCGATCTCATTCCCGCGGGGACCTTCATCCCGCCCAATGCCGCCGCATCCAACCTTGCGGCGCTGATGCTCATCCACTTCTTTGGCTTCACCACCCCTGCCGAGGCCATGTTCCCCATCTTGTTCAGCCTCCCACTCAGTTGGTTCGCCGCGCGTCTGGAGCAGTTCCAGCGCTATAGGCAGAACGCCGCCTACGACGCCCTTCAGGCGCAGGTACGGCTGGGGCGTGACACGGCCTATGCGCCTGCCCGCTTGGTGGAGCGGTCCATCCTTCAGTCCGGCATCCTGTATTTCGTGTTCTTCGTCGCCAGCCTGATGGGGCTGATCGTCTTGACGGGCATGCTGCTTTCTAACGGTTTTCTGCATATGCAGACCGATGCGCTTGGCTGGGGGCACCTGTGGGTCGCCGCGAGTTTCGGTCCGCTGCTCTCGCTACGCTCCATGCGGGCCTATGCGCTACTTGTCGCCGGGGCCTGCTGTGTGACGGTAGCCGCATTCTTCGGTCGTTTCTGA